In the Drosophila biarmipes strain raj3 chromosome X, RU_DBia_V1.1, whole genome shotgun sequence genome, one interval contains:
- the LOC108026293 gene encoding potassium voltage-gated channel protein eag isoform X4, with protein MPGGRRGLVAPQNTFLENIIRRSNSQPDSSFLLANAQIVDFPIVYCNESFCKISGYNRAEVMQKSCRCGFMYGELTDKETVGRLEYTLENQQQDQFEILLYKKNNLQCGCALSQFGKAQTQETPLWLLLQVAPIRNERDLVVLFLLTFRDITALKQPIDSEDTKGVLGLSKFAKLARSVTRSRQFSAHLPTLKDPTKQSNLAHMMSLSADIMPQYRQEAPKTPPHILLHYCAFKAIWDWVILCLTFYTAIMVPYNVAFKNKTSEDVSLLVVDSIVDVIFFIDIVLNFHTTFVGPGGEVVSDPKVIRMNYLKSWFIIDLLSCLPYDVFNAFDRDEDGIGSLFSALKVVRLLRLGRVVRKLDRYLEYGAAMLILLLCFYMLVAHWLACIWYSIGRSDADNGIQYSWLWKLANVTQSPYSYIWSNDTGPELVNGPSRKSMYVTALYFTMTCMTSVGFGNVAAETDNEKVFTICMMIIAALLYATIFGHVTTIIQQMTSATAKYHDMLNNVREFMKLHEVPKALSERVMDYVVSTWAMTKGLDTEKVLNYCPKDMKADICVHLNRKVFNEHPAFRLASDGCLRALAMHFMMSHSAPGDLLYHTGESIDSLCFIVTGSLEVIQDDEVVAILGKGDVFGDQFWKDSAVGQSAANVRALTYCDLHAIKRDKLLEVLDFYSAFANSFARNLVLTYNLRHRLIFRKVADVKREKELAERRKNEPQLPQNQDHLVRKIFSKFRRTPQVQAGSKELVGGSGQSDVEKGDGEVERTKKLPAKLTLTEDARILSTAAAPSPSPSPSPSSGPPSARSTRASKWGRLLGSSSVDSASDTSAKVAVSRSLSARESLRESTAQARQSSTSSSNGGQGNKHLQLSKVFPKAPKLQASQATLARQDTIDEGGEVDSSPPSRDSRVVIEGAAGSAGPPAQVATTSSSSAAAAAAAAAAAAGAGSGAGSGAAGTAVVAVVASKGDRNLALERERQIEMASSRATTSDTYDTGLRETPPTLAQRDLIATVLDMKVDVRLELQRMQQRIGRIEDLLGELVKRLAPGTGGGMAPDNSSGQTTPGDEICAGCGAGGGGTPPTQMPPTSAVTSPVDTVITISSPGATGAGSAAGAGAGGAGLLNPGATAVSSAGGNGLGPLMLKKRRSKSRKAPAPPKQTLASTAGTATAAPAGVAGSGMTSSAPASADQQQQQQPAADQSPTTPGAELLHLRLLEEDFTAAQMPTTSSGGGGGGVGSGAGATPTTPPSAPTAADSGSGTPTTTPTGSGTRGKMDFL; from the exons CGGACAGCTCGTTTCTTTTGGCCAACGCACAAATCGTCGATTTCCCGATCGTCTACTGCAATGAGTCCTTCTGCAAGATCAGCGGCTACAACCGGGCCGAGGTCATGCAGAAGTCGTGCAG ATGCGGCTTCATGTATGGCGAGCTGACAGACAAGGAGACGGTGGGACGGCTGGAGTACACGCTGGAGAAccagcagcaggatcagtTCGAGATTTTGCTCTACAAGAAGAACA ATTTGCAGTGTGGCTGCGCCCTCTCGCAGTTTGGCAAGGCACAAACCCAAG AAACGCCGCTATGGCTGCTGCTACAGGTCGCCCCCATCCGGAACGAACGCGACCTGGTGGTGCTCTTCCTGCTGACCTTCCGGGACATCACGGCCCTCAAGCAGCCCATCGACAGCGAGGACACCAAGGGAG TTTTAGGTCTCTCGAAGTTCGCCAAATTGGCACGATCGGTGACCCGCAGTCGCCAGTTCAGCGCCCATCTGCCCACGCTGAAGGATCCCACGAAGCAGTCCAACCTGGCGCAT ATGATGTCGCTGAGCGCGGATATCATGCCACAGTACCGACAGGAAGCCCCCAAAACGCCGCCACACATACTTCTGCATTATTGtgcatttaaagcaatttGGGACTGGGTGATATTGTGTTTAACATTTTATACAGCCATCATG GTGCCATACAATGTAgcgtttaaaaacaaaacctcAGAGGATGTTTCCCTGCTCGTGGTCGATTCAATTGTCGATGTAATATTCTTTATAGATATTG TTTTAAACTTCCACACAACCTTCGTGGGTCCTGGCGGCGAGGTGGTCAGCGACCCGAAAGTTATCCGGATGAACTACCTGAAGTCGTGGTTCATCATCGACCTGCTGAGCTGCCTGCCGTACGACGTGTTCAACGCGTTCGATCGCGACGAGGACGGCATCGGTTCGCTGTTCAGTGCCCTCAAGGTCGTCCGCCTGCTGCGCCTGGGGAGGGTGGTGCGGAAGCTGGACCGCTACCTGGAGTACGGGGCGGCCATGCTCATCCTGCTGCTCTGCTTCTACATGCTGGTGGCCCACTGGCTGGCCTGCATATGGTACTCGATCGGTCGCAGCGATGCGGATAATGGG ATCCAATACAGCTGGCTGTGGAAGCTGGCGAACGTCACCCAATCGCCGTACTCGTATATATGGAGCAATGACACTGGGCCGGAATTGGTCAATGGGCCGTCACGGAAAAGTATGTACGTGACGGCCCTATATTTCACCATGACCTGCATGACATCG GTGGGCTTCGGCAATGTCGCCGCGGAGACAGACAACGAGAAGGTGTTCACCATCTGCATGATGATCATTGCAG CTCTGCTGTATGCCACGATCTTTGGCCACGTGACCACCATCATCCAGCAGATGACCTCGGCCACGGCCAAGTACCACGACATGCTGAACAATGTGCGCGAGTTCATGAAGCTGCACGAGGTGCCGAAGGCCCTCAGTGAGCGAGTAATGGACTATGTCGTCTCCACCTGGGCCATGACCAAGGGCCTGGACACCGAGAAG GTACTAAACTATTGTCCGAAAGATATGAAGGCTGACATATGTGTTCATCTAAATCGCAAAGTATTTAACGAGCATCCTGCATTTCGTCTGGCCTCGGATGGTTGTCTCCGGGCACTGGCGATGCACTTCATGATGTCGCACTCGGCGCCGGGGGATCTGCTCTATCACACCGGCGAGAGCATCGATAGCCTCTGCTTCATCGTCACCGGCAGCCTGGAGGTGATACAGGACGACGAGGTTGTGGCAATATTGG GCAAGGGCGACGTCTTCGGCGATCAATTCTGGAAGGACTCGGCCGTTGGCCAGAGCGCGGCCAATGTGCGCGCTCTGACCTATTGTGATTTGCATGCCATCAAACGTGATAAATTGCTCGAAGTCCTCGATTTCTATTCGGCATTTGCGAATAGCTTTGCACGCAATCTGGTGCTCACCTACAATCTCAGACATCGACTGATTTTTCGCAAGGTGGCCGATGTGAAGCGCGAAAAAGAATTGGCCGAACGGCGTAAGAACGAGCCGCAATTGCCCCAGAATCAGGACCATCTCGTCCGGAAGATCTTCTCCAAGTTCCGTCGAACTCCGCAGGTGCAGGCGGGCAGCAAGGAGCTCGTCGGCGGATCCGGCCAAAGTGATGTCGAGAAGGGTGACGGCGAGGTGGAGCGAACTAAG AAGCTACCAGCCAAACTGACACTGACCGAGGACGCCCGCATCCTCAGCACCGCCGCGGCGCCCTCGCCCTCGCCATCCCCATCGCCCTCATCGGGTCCACCATCTGCGCGCAGTACACGGGCCAGCAAGTGGGGACGCCTCCTGGGCAGTTCAAGCGTCGATTCAGCTAGCGACACCAGCGCCAAGGTAGCCGTCTCGAGAAGTTTGAGCGCCCGCGAAAGCCTCCGAGAGAGCACCGCCCAAGCGCGGCAGAGTAGTACTTCGAGTAGCAATGGTGGACAAGGCAACAAA CATTTACAATTAAGCAAA GTTTTTCCCAAGGCGCCCAAGCTGCAGGCGAGCCAGGCGACCCTGGCCCGCCAGGACACCATCGACGAGGGCGGCGAGGTGGACTCCTCGCCGCCGAGTCGAGACAGCCGCGTGGTCATCGAGGGAGCAGCCGGATCGGCGGGACCGCCAGCGCAGGTGGCCACCACGTCATCCtcgtcagcagcagcagcggcggcggcggcggcggcggcggcgggagCAGGATCAGGAGCTGGAAGTGGAGCCGCCGGAACAGCTGTCGTGGCCGTCGTGGCCAGCAAGGGGGATCGCAATCTGGCCCTGGAGCGGGAGCGCCAGATCGAGATGGCCAGCTCGCGGGCCACCACCTCGGACACCTACGATACCGGGCTGCGCGAGACGCCGCCCACGCTGGCGCAGCGCGATCTCATCGCCACCGTGCTGGACATGAAGGTGGACGTGCGGCTGGAGCTGCAGCGCATGCAGCAGCGCATCGGCCGCATCGAGGATCTGCTGGGGGAGCTGGTCAAGCGGCTGGCGCCGGGCACTGGGGGCGGCATGGCCCCGGACAACAGCAGTGGCCAGACCACGCCCGGCGACGAGATCTGCGCGGGCTGCGGCGCGGGCGGTGGCGGCACGCCCCCCACACAGATGCCGCCCACATCGGCGGTGACCAGCCCCGTGGACACTGTGATAACCATCTCATCGCCAGGAGCAACGGGAGCGGGATCGGCGGCGGGAGCTGGCGCTGGTGGCGCTGGCCTGCTAAATCCGGGCGCCACAGCTGTGTCGAGCGCGGGAGGCAACGGCCTGGGGCCGCTGATGCTCAAGAAGCGACGATCGAAGAGCAGGAAAGCACCGGCGCCTCCTAAGCAGACACTCGCCTCGACGGCCGGCACCGCGACCGCAGCTCCCGCGGGCGTCGCCGGATCTGGCATGACGTCATCGGCGCCAGCGTCAgcggatcagcagcagcagcagcagccggcgGCGGACCAATCGCCGACGACGCCAGGAGCGGAACTGCTGCATCTTCGCCTGCTCGAGGAGGACTTCACGGCGGCCCAAATGCCCACAACTTCGTctggcggcggaggaggcggtgtCGGTTCTGGGGCaggggccacgcccactaCGCCACCATCAGCGCCCACGGCGGCggacagcggcagcggcacgCCCACCACCACGCCCACGGGCAGCGGTACGCGGGGCAAGATGGATTTCCTGTAG
- the LOC108026293 gene encoding potassium voltage-gated channel protein eag isoform X8 — translation MPGGRRGLVAPQNTFLENIIRRSNSQPDSSFLLANAQIVDFPIVYCNESFCKISGYNRAEVMQKSCRCGFMYGELTDKETVGRLEYTLENQQQDQFEILLYKKNKTPLWLLLQVAPIRNERDLVVLFLLTFRDITALKQPIDSEDTKGGLSKFAKLARSVTRSRQFSAHLPTLKDPTKQSNLAHMMSLSADIMPQYRQEAPKTPPHILLHYCAFKAIWDWVILCLTFYTAIMVPYNVAFKNKTSEDVSLLVVDSIVDVIFFIDIVLNFHTTFVGPGGEVVSDPKVIRMNYLKSWFIIDLLSCLPYDVFNAFDRDEDGIGSLFSALKVVRLLRLGRVVRKLDRYLEYGAAMLILLLCFYMLVAHWLACIWYSIGRSDADNGIQYSWLWKLANVTQSPYSYIWSNDTGPELVNGPSRKSMYVTALYFTMTCMTSVGFGNVAAETDNEKVFTICMMIIAALLYATIFGHVTTIIQQMTSATAKYHDMLNNVREFMKLHEVPKALSERVMDYVVSTWAMTKGLDTEKVLNYCPKDMKADICVHLNRKVFNEHPAFRLASDGCLRALAMHFMMSHSAPGDLLYHTGESIDSLCFIVTGSLEVIQDDEVVAILGKGDVFGDQFWKDSAVGQSAANVRALTYCDLHAIKRDKLLEVLDFYSAFANSFARNLVLTYNLRHRLIFRKVADVKREKELAERRKNEPQLPQNQDHLVRKIFSKFRRTPQVQAGSKELVGGSGQSDVEKGDGEVERTKKLPAKLTLTEDARILSTAAAPSPSPSPSPSSGPPSARSTRASKWGRLLGSSSVDSASDTSAKVAVSRSLSARESLRESTAQARQSSTSSSNGGQGNKHLQLSKVFPKAPKLQASQATLARQDTIDEGGEVDSSPPSRDSRVVIEGAAGSAGPPAQVATTSSSSAAAAAAAAAAAAGAGSGAGSGAAGTAVVAVVASKGDRNLALERERQIEMASSRATTSDTYDTGLRETPPTLAQRDLIATVLDMKVDVRLELQRMQQRIGRIEDLLGELVKRLAPGTGGGMAPDNSSGQTTPGDEICAGCGAGGGGTPPTQMPPTSAVTSPVDTVITISSPGATGAGSAAGAGAGGAGLLNPGATAVSSAGGNGLGPLMLKKRRSKSRKAPAPPKQTLASTAGTATAAPAGVAGSGMTSSAPASADQQQQQQPAADQSPTTPGAELLHLRLLEEDFTAAQMPTTSSGGGGGGVGSGAGATPTTPPSAPTAADSGSGTPTTTPTGSGTRGKMDFL, via the exons CGGACAGCTCGTTTCTTTTGGCCAACGCACAAATCGTCGATTTCCCGATCGTCTACTGCAATGAGTCCTTCTGCAAGATCAGCGGCTACAACCGGGCCGAGGTCATGCAGAAGTCGTGCAG ATGCGGCTTCATGTATGGCGAGCTGACAGACAAGGAGACGGTGGGACGGCTGGAGTACACGCTGGAGAAccagcagcaggatcagtTCGAGATTTTGCTCTACAAGAAGAACA AAACGCCGCTATGGCTGCTGCTACAGGTCGCCCCCATCCGGAACGAACGCGACCTGGTGGTGCTCTTCCTGCTGACCTTCCGGGACATCACGGCCCTCAAGCAGCCCATCGACAGCGAGGACACCAAGGGAG GTCTCTCGAAGTTCGCCAAATTGGCACGATCGGTGACCCGCAGTCGCCAGTTCAGCGCCCATCTGCCCACGCTGAAGGATCCCACGAAGCAGTCCAACCTGGCGCAT ATGATGTCGCTGAGCGCGGATATCATGCCACAGTACCGACAGGAAGCCCCCAAAACGCCGCCACACATACTTCTGCATTATTGtgcatttaaagcaatttGGGACTGGGTGATATTGTGTTTAACATTTTATACAGCCATCATG GTGCCATACAATGTAgcgtttaaaaacaaaacctcAGAGGATGTTTCCCTGCTCGTGGTCGATTCAATTGTCGATGTAATATTCTTTATAGATATTG TTTTAAACTTCCACACAACCTTCGTGGGTCCTGGCGGCGAGGTGGTCAGCGACCCGAAAGTTATCCGGATGAACTACCTGAAGTCGTGGTTCATCATCGACCTGCTGAGCTGCCTGCCGTACGACGTGTTCAACGCGTTCGATCGCGACGAGGACGGCATCGGTTCGCTGTTCAGTGCCCTCAAGGTCGTCCGCCTGCTGCGCCTGGGGAGGGTGGTGCGGAAGCTGGACCGCTACCTGGAGTACGGGGCGGCCATGCTCATCCTGCTGCTCTGCTTCTACATGCTGGTGGCCCACTGGCTGGCCTGCATATGGTACTCGATCGGTCGCAGCGATGCGGATAATGGG ATCCAATACAGCTGGCTGTGGAAGCTGGCGAACGTCACCCAATCGCCGTACTCGTATATATGGAGCAATGACACTGGGCCGGAATTGGTCAATGGGCCGTCACGGAAAAGTATGTACGTGACGGCCCTATATTTCACCATGACCTGCATGACATCG GTGGGCTTCGGCAATGTCGCCGCGGAGACAGACAACGAGAAGGTGTTCACCATCTGCATGATGATCATTGCAG CTCTGCTGTATGCCACGATCTTTGGCCACGTGACCACCATCATCCAGCAGATGACCTCGGCCACGGCCAAGTACCACGACATGCTGAACAATGTGCGCGAGTTCATGAAGCTGCACGAGGTGCCGAAGGCCCTCAGTGAGCGAGTAATGGACTATGTCGTCTCCACCTGGGCCATGACCAAGGGCCTGGACACCGAGAAG GTACTAAACTATTGTCCGAAAGATATGAAGGCTGACATATGTGTTCATCTAAATCGCAAAGTATTTAACGAGCATCCTGCATTTCGTCTGGCCTCGGATGGTTGTCTCCGGGCACTGGCGATGCACTTCATGATGTCGCACTCGGCGCCGGGGGATCTGCTCTATCACACCGGCGAGAGCATCGATAGCCTCTGCTTCATCGTCACCGGCAGCCTGGAGGTGATACAGGACGACGAGGTTGTGGCAATATTGG GCAAGGGCGACGTCTTCGGCGATCAATTCTGGAAGGACTCGGCCGTTGGCCAGAGCGCGGCCAATGTGCGCGCTCTGACCTATTGTGATTTGCATGCCATCAAACGTGATAAATTGCTCGAAGTCCTCGATTTCTATTCGGCATTTGCGAATAGCTTTGCACGCAATCTGGTGCTCACCTACAATCTCAGACATCGACTGATTTTTCGCAAGGTGGCCGATGTGAAGCGCGAAAAAGAATTGGCCGAACGGCGTAAGAACGAGCCGCAATTGCCCCAGAATCAGGACCATCTCGTCCGGAAGATCTTCTCCAAGTTCCGTCGAACTCCGCAGGTGCAGGCGGGCAGCAAGGAGCTCGTCGGCGGATCCGGCCAAAGTGATGTCGAGAAGGGTGACGGCGAGGTGGAGCGAACTAAG AAGCTACCAGCCAAACTGACACTGACCGAGGACGCCCGCATCCTCAGCACCGCCGCGGCGCCCTCGCCCTCGCCATCCCCATCGCCCTCATCGGGTCCACCATCTGCGCGCAGTACACGGGCCAGCAAGTGGGGACGCCTCCTGGGCAGTTCAAGCGTCGATTCAGCTAGCGACACCAGCGCCAAGGTAGCCGTCTCGAGAAGTTTGAGCGCCCGCGAAAGCCTCCGAGAGAGCACCGCCCAAGCGCGGCAGAGTAGTACTTCGAGTAGCAATGGTGGACAAGGCAACAAA CATTTACAATTAAGCAAA GTTTTTCCCAAGGCGCCCAAGCTGCAGGCGAGCCAGGCGACCCTGGCCCGCCAGGACACCATCGACGAGGGCGGCGAGGTGGACTCCTCGCCGCCGAGTCGAGACAGCCGCGTGGTCATCGAGGGAGCAGCCGGATCGGCGGGACCGCCAGCGCAGGTGGCCACCACGTCATCCtcgtcagcagcagcagcggcggcggcggcggcggcggcggcgggagCAGGATCAGGAGCTGGAAGTGGAGCCGCCGGAACAGCTGTCGTGGCCGTCGTGGCCAGCAAGGGGGATCGCAATCTGGCCCTGGAGCGGGAGCGCCAGATCGAGATGGCCAGCTCGCGGGCCACCACCTCGGACACCTACGATACCGGGCTGCGCGAGACGCCGCCCACGCTGGCGCAGCGCGATCTCATCGCCACCGTGCTGGACATGAAGGTGGACGTGCGGCTGGAGCTGCAGCGCATGCAGCAGCGCATCGGCCGCATCGAGGATCTGCTGGGGGAGCTGGTCAAGCGGCTGGCGCCGGGCACTGGGGGCGGCATGGCCCCGGACAACAGCAGTGGCCAGACCACGCCCGGCGACGAGATCTGCGCGGGCTGCGGCGCGGGCGGTGGCGGCACGCCCCCCACACAGATGCCGCCCACATCGGCGGTGACCAGCCCCGTGGACACTGTGATAACCATCTCATCGCCAGGAGCAACGGGAGCGGGATCGGCGGCGGGAGCTGGCGCTGGTGGCGCTGGCCTGCTAAATCCGGGCGCCACAGCTGTGTCGAGCGCGGGAGGCAACGGCCTGGGGCCGCTGATGCTCAAGAAGCGACGATCGAAGAGCAGGAAAGCACCGGCGCCTCCTAAGCAGACACTCGCCTCGACGGCCGGCACCGCGACCGCAGCTCCCGCGGGCGTCGCCGGATCTGGCATGACGTCATCGGCGCCAGCGTCAgcggatcagcagcagcagcagcagccggcgGCGGACCAATCGCCGACGACGCCAGGAGCGGAACTGCTGCATCTTCGCCTGCTCGAGGAGGACTTCACGGCGGCCCAAATGCCCACAACTTCGTctggcggcggaggaggcggtgtCGGTTCTGGGGCaggggccacgcccactaCGCCACCATCAGCGCCCACGGCGGCggacagcggcagcggcacgCCCACCACCACGCCCACGGGCAGCGGTACGCGGGGCAAGATGGATTTCCTGTAG